GCCCGACCGGTGTCGCCCGTCGCGCCGGTGACCAGGATCTTGATCGATGACATTGGACTTCTCCTCGGCGAGAGAATAGGATTGTGTTCGACATCCAAATACTAGGCACCCCGATTTAGATGTCAACTATAATCCCAAAGTTTCGCCGAGGAGTTTCCCATGCGGAAGTCGAGGGAAGAGGCGGTGGAGACCCGCAAGCGGATCGTCTCGGCGGCCGCGCGCCAGTTCCGGAAGAACGGGATCGTCGCGACGGGGCTCAACGATCTGATGAAGGCCGCCGGCCTGACGCACGGCGGCTTCTACAAGCACTTTGAGTCGAAGGACCAGCTCGTCGCCGAGGCGTGCGCGGAGGCCGTCGACGGGCTGATCGAGATGATGGCGGGGCAGCCGACGTTCCCGGCCGCTGTGGCGGCGTACCTCTCGACCCAACACCGGGACAATCCCGACGCCGGCTGCCCGCTCGCCGCGATCGGCAGCGAGCTCTCCCGTTGCGAGGGCGAAACTCGCCAGGCGGCGACGGAAGGCTTCGAGCGGCTCGTGACGCTCCTGGCAGAGAAGTCCGGGGCCGAGGACGCCAGGCGTCGCGCCCTGGCTGCGGCCTCGATGATGATCGGCGCGGTGACGATGTCGCGCATCGTCACCGACCCGAAACTCTCGACGGAGATTCTCCACGAGGTCGAGAAAGCCCTGGCCGAAGGCTGAGCCAAGCTGCGGCGATCACGGACGGCCCGACGACGCGGGAACTCGGTCTGTCGGCGGTTTCGAAGCGTCTCCGGGGGCGGCATGAGTCGGCGGATGGGACGACCTCCCGCGACCGGAACCCTATAACTTTTGCCCCATCGACACCTCTTGCCCGACACCGGCATCCCGACCTTCGGCGCCAACCCACGCGTAGACGGCGACTTCTCTATCTCGCCACAAATTGCTAGAATATCTGGGCTTCTTTGATGCACATCTCAAGTTCTTCCAGGTATTTGCCGACATGAGGCGGACTCGATCGTGGAAGGAGACGCGCGCGCTCGTGACCGGCGCGTCCTCAGGGTTGGGGAAGGCGATCGCGGAGGATCTCGTCCGCCGAGGCGCCCAGGTGCTGCTCACCGGCCGATCGCTCGCCCGCCTGGAGGAGGTTCGCAACGACCTCGTCCACGGAGGGGCCGATCCCAACCGCGTCAGCATCATCGCGGCCGATCTCACCGTTGAGGCTGACCGTCGTCGTCTGTTCGACGAGGCGGCGAATCGGTTCGGCGCGCTCGACCTGGTCGTCAACAATGCGGGCGTCGGCGCGACAGGGCAGTTCGACACCCATGAGCCCTGGGTCCTGCGCCGGGTCTTCGAGATCAACTTCTTCGCCATGGCCGAGGTCTGCCGCGCCGCGCTGCCGATGCTCGCCGAAGGCGTGGACCCGGTGATGCTCGTCACGGGCTCGGTCAACGCCCGCCGGGCGCTGCCGGGACGCTCGGAATACTGCGCCAGCAAGTTCGCCGTCACCGGCTTCCTGGAGTCGATCCGGATCGAGTGGCGGCGTTTCGGGATCCACGTCGCTCAGTTGAACCCGGGCTTCTCAGCCACGCCGTTCGACGATCACGCGGTCGTGAAGACGGCGAGGGTGTCGGTGGCCGAATGGCGGACCATGCCGCCGGAAGCCGTCGCCGCAGCGGCGCTTCGGGCCGTCGAGAAGAAGAAGAGCGAGATCACCCTCACCGGCAAGGGAAGGCTCCTCGTGCTGGTGAACCGGATCGCCCCTCGGTTCGTCGACTGGGGCCTCTCGCGATGGCTTCTCCGCCACTTCCCCGACGCTCCCTCCCTGCGAAAGGGTTCGCCGAAGCCGCCGCGACCGGTGGGACACGCCTCTTCCTGAGGGAAGACCGTCAGACGGTCGGACCGACCAACGTGCTCGACGCGGAGCCGTTGCGCGGGGCCGAGCCGAGACGG
This sequence is a window from Paludisphaera rhizosphaerae. Protein-coding genes within it:
- a CDS encoding SDR family NAD(P)-dependent oxidoreductase; the protein is MTGASSGLGKAIAEDLVRRGAQVLLTGRSLARLEEVRNDLVHGGADPNRVSIIAADLTVEADRRRLFDEAANRFGALDLVVNNAGVGATGQFDTHEPWVLRRVFEINFFAMAEVCRAALPMLAEGVDPVMLVTGSVNARRALPGRSEYCASKFAVTGFLESIRIEWRRFGIHVAQLNPGFSATPFDDHAVVKTARVSVAEWRTMPPEAVAAAALRAVEKKKSEITLTGKGRLLVLVNRIAPRFVDWGLSRWLLRHFPDAPSLRKGSPKPPRPVGHASS
- a CDS encoding TetR/AcrR family transcriptional regulator, encoding MRKSREEAVETRKRIVSAAARQFRKNGIVATGLNDLMKAAGLTHGGFYKHFESKDQLVAEACAEAVDGLIEMMAGQPTFPAAVAAYLSTQHRDNPDAGCPLAAIGSELSRCEGETRQAATEGFERLVTLLAEKSGAEDARRRALAAASMMIGAVTMSRIVTDPKLSTEILHEVEKALAEG